In one Shinella zoogloeoides genomic region, the following are encoded:
- a CDS encoding ABC transporter permease, protein MNAASPTAEAREASSSRIRKDWLLRYSTLLVLVLLFIGFALSVDRFLTATNLLNIVQQISMLTIVGAGLTFGFAAREMDLSVGYMVGLSGILVPLMLVSGVPLPAALLAGVGAGLLVGTINAALVTLVGVPSLIATLATGSILYGINFLTTGGRAIYGGLPETYLWFGQGQLLGVPVLAYAMVLFVALAWFVMERTIFGRYIYAVGGNLKAAELSGVNGRFYRAAGLIVCSLFAAVAGALLAARLGSGQPNAGERYLLDGLATVFIGMTMFRPGTATVAGTFFGALFIGVINNGLNLIGMDTYIQSIVKGLIILVAVAIVSRTTKLKLL, encoded by the coding sequence GTGAACGCTGCATCCCCCACCGCCGAAGCCAGGGAGGCGTCGTCCAGCCGCATCCGCAAGGACTGGCTGCTTCGCTACAGCACGCTCCTCGTGCTGGTCCTGCTTTTCATCGGCTTCGCGCTGAGCGTCGACCGTTTCCTGACGGCCACCAACCTTCTCAACATCGTTCAGCAGATTTCCATGCTGACGATCGTCGGGGCCGGACTGACCTTCGGTTTCGCGGCGCGCGAGATGGATCTTTCGGTCGGCTACATGGTCGGCCTGTCGGGCATCCTCGTGCCGCTGATGCTGGTCTCCGGCGTTCCGCTACCCGCCGCGCTTCTGGCCGGTGTCGGGGCGGGCCTGCTGGTGGGAACGATCAACGCCGCGCTGGTGACACTCGTCGGCGTGCCGTCGCTGATCGCGACGCTGGCGACCGGGTCCATCCTCTACGGCATCAACTTCCTGACGACCGGCGGGCGGGCGATCTATGGCGGCCTTCCGGAGACCTATCTCTGGTTCGGCCAGGGCCAGCTCCTCGGCGTGCCGGTCCTTGCCTATGCCATGGTTCTCTTCGTGGCGCTGGCATGGTTCGTGATGGAGCGCACGATCTTCGGCCGCTACATCTATGCCGTCGGCGGCAATCTGAAGGCGGCCGAGCTGTCCGGTGTCAACGGGCGCTTCTACCGCGCCGCCGGGCTCATCGTGTGCAGTCTCTTTGCCGCCGTCGCCGGTGCGCTGCTCGCCGCCCGCCTCGGCTCCGGCCAGCCGAATGCGGGGGAGCGCTACCTGCTCGACGGCCTCGCCACCGTGTTCATCGGCATGACGATGTTCCGTCCGGGCACGGCGACGGTCGCCGGCACCTTCTTCGGCGCCCTTTTCATCGGGGTCATCAACAACGGCCTCAACCTCATCGGCATGGACACGTACATCCAGAGCATCGTCAAGGGCCTGATCATCCTCGTGGCGGTCGCCATCGTGTCGCGCACGACGAAGCTCAAGCTGCTCTGA
- a CDS encoding thiamine pyrophosphate-dependent dehydrogenase E1 component subunit alpha, whose product MGAPVNSNLLELYRTMRRIRTFEERVGELFIRGQSAGSMLHLSIGEESSAAGVCAAMRPQDTFTTHHRGHGIFLARGADPKQMMAEIGGKETGYCKGKGGSMHIADMALGHLGANAIVGGGIPAVVGAGLSSKYLKQGSVSVAFFGDGAMQQGILYESMNMAALWDLPVLFVCVNNQYGMGTRIDQATRSSRFDERARAFGLNGAVVNGLDVEEVETAARWLVDDARAGKPGFLSVEVYRFFGHARMDKSPYRSEAEEIEGRKKDPVLFAREKLIANGLETDVALEAMDKEIAAEMDATIDFAVESRAPALSSMFRDVYAVGEPEPEPVGVRIDRVLARDDA is encoded by the coding sequence GTGGGCGCTCCTGTCAATTCCAACCTTCTCGAACTCTACAGGACCATGCGGCGCATCCGCACCTTTGAGGAACGGGTCGGCGAACTTTTCATCCGCGGCCAGTCGGCCGGCTCCATGCTGCATCTGTCGATCGGCGAGGAATCCAGCGCCGCCGGCGTCTGCGCCGCCATGAGGCCGCAGGATACGTTCACCACGCATCACCGCGGCCACGGCATCTTCCTCGCCCGCGGCGCCGATCCGAAACAGATGATGGCCGAGATCGGCGGCAAGGAAACCGGCTACTGCAAGGGCAAGGGCGGCTCGATGCACATCGCCGACATGGCGCTCGGCCATCTCGGCGCCAATGCCATCGTCGGCGGCGGCATTCCGGCCGTCGTCGGGGCCGGCCTGTCGAGCAAGTATCTGAAGCAGGGGTCGGTCTCCGTCGCCTTCTTCGGGGACGGCGCCATGCAGCAGGGCATCCTCTACGAGAGCATGAACATGGCGGCGCTCTGGGACCTGCCGGTGCTCTTCGTCTGCGTCAACAACCAGTACGGCATGGGCACTCGCATCGACCAGGCCACGCGCAGCAGCCGTTTCGACGAGCGCGCCAGGGCCTTCGGCCTCAACGGCGCCGTGGTGAATGGTCTCGACGTCGAGGAGGTGGAAACCGCGGCCCGCTGGCTGGTGGACGATGCCCGCGCCGGCAAGCCCGGTTTCCTGTCCGTCGAGGTCTACCGCTTCTTCGGCCATGCCCGCATGGACAAGAGCCCCTATCGCAGCGAGGCCGAGGAGATCGAGGGCCGCAAGAAGGACCCGGTCCTCTTCGCCCGCGAGAAGCTGATCGCGAACGGGCTGGAAACGGACGTCGCGCTTGAGGCGATGGACAAGGAGATTGCCGCCGAAATGGACGCGACGATCGACTTCGCCGTCGAATCCAGAGCGCCGGCGCTCTCCTCCATGTTCCGCGACGTCTACGCCGTCGGGGAGCCCGAGCCGGAGCCGGTCGGCGTCCGGATCGACCGTGTACTTGCCAGGGATGACGCATGA
- a CDS encoding alpha-ketoacid dehydrogenase subunit beta, producing MMTSTTYRDALRKALDDAMHEDETIVVIGEEVGRYGGAYGVTKDLIKTHGPQRLIDTPISEPAIIGAAVGAAMTGLRPVAELMYVDFLGMTMDQLANQAAKIRYMFGGQIGVPMVLRTQGGTGRSAGAQHSQSLEAWVMHTPGLRLAMPATAADAYHLLRQSLTKPDPVVFIEHKALYTRKEEVDFDAEPLPWGKAAVRRHGKDLVIVTYSRQVFHALDAAEALARKGIEATVIDLRTLNPLDFDTVREHVERLGKALVVSEGVMTAGVAAELAARISEECFDFLEQPVVRMAGEDIPISVSQDLESGSVPSARSIADVAERMLS from the coding sequence ATGATGACCTCCACCACCTACCGAGACGCACTCCGCAAGGCGCTGGACGATGCGATGCATGAAGACGAGACGATCGTGGTGATCGGCGAGGAGGTCGGCCGCTACGGCGGCGCCTACGGCGTCACGAAGGATCTCATCAAGACGCACGGGCCGCAGCGCCTGATCGACACGCCGATTTCCGAGCCGGCGATCATCGGCGCCGCCGTCGGGGCGGCGATGACGGGCCTGCGGCCCGTCGCCGAACTGATGTATGTCGACTTCCTCGGCATGACGATGGACCAGCTCGCCAACCAGGCCGCCAAGATCCGCTACATGTTCGGCGGACAGATCGGCGTGCCGATGGTGCTGCGCACGCAGGGCGGCACGGGCCGCTCGGCCGGCGCACAGCATTCCCAGAGCCTGGAAGCCTGGGTCATGCACACGCCCGGCTTGCGCCTCGCCATGCCGGCGACCGCGGCCGATGCCTATCATCTGCTGCGCCAGAGCCTGACGAAGCCCGATCCGGTCGTCTTCATCGAGCACAAGGCGCTCTATACCCGCAAGGAAGAGGTCGATTTCGATGCCGAACCCCTGCCGTGGGGCAAGGCCGCCGTGCGCCGTCACGGCAAGGACCTCGTGATCGTGACCTATTCCCGGCAGGTGTTCCATGCGCTGGACGCCGCGGAGGCGCTCGCCCGCAAGGGGATCGAGGCGACCGTCATCGACCTTCGCACCCTCAATCCGCTGGATTTCGATACGGTGCGGGAACATGTCGAGCGGCTCGGAAAGGCGCTGGTCGTATCCGAAGGCGTGATGACGGCCGGCGTCGCGGCGGAGCTTGCAGCGCGCATTTCGGAAGAATGCTTCGATTTCCTGGAGCAGCCCGTCGTGCGCATGGCAGGGGAAGACATCCCGATTTCCGTTTCGCAGGACCTCGAATCCGGCAGCGTGCCCTCTGCCCGCTCCATCGCCGACGTTGCGGAAAGAATGCTGTCATGA
- a CDS encoding acetoin dehydrogenase dihydrolipoyllysine-residue acetyltransferase subunit: MTERILKMPRLGETMDEGKVVGWLISPGDSFKRGDPILEIETDKTIAEFPALGDGRLEEILVSIGDMVEVGKPLARIDIGDGPDWTAEEGDETGPTPDATNDAGGWIEIDLAMPRLGETMEEGRIAKWLKAPGERFVRGEAILEIETDKTIAEFPALHDGRMVAILRGEGEMVTVGEPVARIEAPADQVAPAAERPAPAAQPETAVSAAPVHMAARREGRVRATPLARRLARRHGLDIAALPGTGRRGRIEKGDVLAAAGSGPGQSDVRFAALRRGRMAYSDSGAASGRPVLLLHGFSGDRTTWAAVAAGLKRAGRRVVAPDLPGHGLTDIDARDASDLAQDLPEFLDALGIAEVDVVAHSLGAVAALDLANAASGRVGSLSLIAPAGLGSQIDADFVRGMAQANAPGEVVHLLRRLSVNAVDLSEAALATLAKDLARGRLVALAGAVTGASGQKVDGLAAISRLSGTMPVRVLFGLEDRIIPWQHVLALPPTVAIHLLARSGHMPQWDQSKDVLEILTA, translated from the coding sequence ATGACGGAACGCATCCTGAAGATGCCCCGCCTCGGCGAGACGATGGACGAGGGCAAGGTCGTCGGCTGGCTGATTTCGCCGGGCGACAGCTTCAAGCGCGGCGACCCGATCCTCGAAATCGAGACGGACAAGACGATCGCCGAGTTCCCGGCGCTCGGCGACGGCCGTCTCGAGGAGATTCTGGTCTCGATCGGCGACATGGTGGAGGTCGGCAAGCCGCTGGCGCGCATCGACATCGGCGACGGCCCGGACTGGACGGCGGAAGAGGGCGACGAGACAGGCCCGACGCCCGACGCCACGAACGACGCCGGTGGCTGGATCGAGATCGATCTTGCCATGCCGCGTCTCGGCGAGACCATGGAGGAAGGCCGCATCGCCAAATGGCTGAAGGCGCCCGGAGAGCGCTTTGTCCGCGGCGAGGCGATCCTCGAAATCGAGACGGACAAGACGATTGCCGAGTTTCCCGCGCTGCATGATGGCCGGATGGTCGCCATCCTGCGCGGCGAGGGGGAGATGGTGACGGTCGGGGAACCTGTCGCGCGCATCGAGGCTCCGGCCGATCAGGTCGCGCCGGCCGCCGAACGCCCGGCCCCGGCGGCCCAGCCGGAAACGGCTGTATCCGCCGCCCCTGTTCACATGGCAGCGCGAAGGGAAGGGCGTGTGCGGGCGACGCCGCTGGCGCGCCGGCTCGCCCGGCGTCATGGGCTGGATATCGCGGCCCTCCCCGGGACCGGACGGCGCGGCCGCATCGAGAAAGGTGACGTCCTTGCCGCCGCCGGCAGCGGCCCAGGCCAGTCGGACGTGCGCTTTGCCGCGCTTCGCCGCGGGCGCATGGCCTATTCGGACAGCGGCGCGGCTTCCGGCCGGCCGGTCCTTCTCCTCCATGGTTTCTCGGGAGACCGTACGACCTGGGCCGCCGTCGCCGCCGGCCTGAAGCGCGCCGGCCGCCGCGTCGTCGCCCCCGATTTGCCGGGCCATGGCCTGACCGACATTGATGCGCGGGATGCATCGGACCTCGCGCAGGATCTGCCGGAGTTTCTCGATGCGCTCGGCATCGCCGAGGTCGACGTCGTCGCCCATTCCCTTGGGGCGGTGGCGGCGCTGGACCTCGCGAATGCGGCGTCTGGGCGGGTCGGCTCGCTTTCCCTCATCGCGCCGGCCGGTCTCGGTTCGCAGATCGACGCCGATTTCGTGCGCGGCATGGCGCAGGCAAACGCACCGGGCGAGGTCGTCCATCTTCTGCGGCGCCTGTCCGTCAACGCAGTGGATCTGTCGGAAGCGGCCCTGGCCACCCTTGCGAAGGATCTCGCGCGGGGTCGGCTTGTGGCGCTTGCCGGGGCCGTCACGGGGGCGTCCGGCCAGAAGGTCGACGGCCTTGCCGCGATAAGCAGGCTGTCCGGCACGATGCCCGTCCGGGTCCTCTTCGGTCTCGAAGATCGGATCATTCCCTGGCAACACGTTCTAGCGCTGCCACCCACCGTCGCGATCCATCTTCTGGCGCGCTCCGGCCACATGCCGCAGTGGGACCAGAGCAAGGACGTGCTCGAAATCCTGACCGCCTGA
- a CDS encoding carboxymuconolactone decarboxylase family protein, which produces MADTMERLKDAQRRIGTLAKASPELFGGFARVSKVAASAGTFSAAQKELMAVAIAVAKGCEDCILYHVDAALKHGAKEAELIEALEVAIEMGGGPAVMYGAKALEIMRSLQ; this is translated from the coding sequence ATGGCCGATACGATGGAAAGACTGAAGGATGCGCAAAGGCGCATCGGCACGCTCGCCAAGGCGAGCCCCGAACTCTTCGGCGGCTTTGCCCGCGTCAGCAAGGTGGCGGCCAGCGCCGGCACGTTCAGCGCCGCGCAGAAGGAACTGATGGCCGTGGCGATTGCGGTTGCCAAGGGGTGCGAGGACTGCATTCTCTATCATGTCGACGCGGCCCTGAAGCACGGCGCAAAGGAAGCGGAACTGATCGAGGCGCTGGAGGTAGCGATCGAGATGGGCGGCGGTCCGGCCGTCATGTACGGCGCGAAAGCCTTGGAGATCATGCGTTCTCTTCAATAG
- a CDS encoding FGGY-family carbohydrate kinase, whose translation MAYFLTADGGTESLRARVYDLSGTCLGSAAVAYETKFSAGARAEQDPEDWWRAFVAAARQAIETARVDPAAIAAITLATTSCTVVALDREGKALRPAIIWMDVRASAEAEAVLATGDGALISNGGGRGPVSAEWMIPKALWIARNEPEVFEKAHTICEYQDFMTLRLTGERAASLNNVTLRWHYQTDRGGWPVTLVEALGLGALLDKWPHRIVPPGGVIANLSGRAADELGLSTRVKVVQGGADALIGMIGLGVAHPGQLALITGSSHLQFGVTESAVHAPGIWGTYRDCVYPDRYIVEGGQTSTGSIIAWLGRLMNGTMDLEELNRRAAALEPGCDGLLVQDHFQGNRTPYTDPLSRGAIVGLTLAHEPHHIFRAIMEGIGFGTRAILDSMAAAGYRGTEITVGGGAGASDLWLQIHADTAGLPVCVPASRDAPSVGSAVLAAHGAGHFASIDDGIAAMVRPGKRIEPRAREMALYDDIYRQYLALYPALKSVRGQEGGGA comes from the coding sequence ATGGCCTATTTCCTGACTGCCGACGGTGGCACCGAAAGCCTCCGCGCGCGCGTTTACGATCTGTCCGGCACCTGCCTTGGCAGCGCCGCGGTGGCGTATGAGACGAAGTTTTCCGCGGGCGCGCGCGCGGAGCAGGACCCTGAGGACTGGTGGCGGGCGTTCGTCGCCGCGGCCCGGCAGGCGATCGAGACGGCGCGGGTCGATCCCGCCGCCATCGCGGCAATCACGCTCGCGACCACGAGCTGCACGGTCGTCGCGCTGGATCGAGAGGGCAAAGCGCTGAGGCCAGCCATCATCTGGATGGACGTGCGCGCCAGCGCGGAGGCCGAAGCGGTTCTGGCGACCGGGGACGGGGCGTTGATCTCCAACGGCGGGGGACGTGGACCGGTCTCGGCGGAATGGATGATCCCGAAGGCGCTCTGGATCGCCCGCAACGAGCCGGAGGTCTTTGAAAAGGCCCATACGATCTGCGAATACCAGGACTTCATGACCTTGCGGCTGACGGGCGAGCGCGCCGCCAGCCTGAACAATGTCACGTTGCGCTGGCATTACCAGACCGACCGCGGCGGCTGGCCCGTCACCTTGGTCGAAGCGCTGGGCCTTGGCGCGCTGCTCGACAAATGGCCGCACCGCATCGTGCCGCCAGGCGGCGTGATCGCGAACCTTTCGGGCAGGGCGGCGGATGAACTTGGCCTTTCGACCCGGGTGAAGGTCGTGCAGGGCGGGGCGGACGCGCTGATCGGCATGATCGGCCTCGGCGTCGCGCATCCAGGCCAGCTCGCCCTCATCACCGGTTCCTCGCATCTGCAGTTCGGCGTGACGGAATCGGCGGTTCACGCGCCGGGCATCTGGGGCACCTACCGGGACTGCGTCTATCCCGACCGCTACATCGTCGAGGGCGGGCAGACCTCCACGGGCTCGATCATCGCCTGGCTCGGTCGTCTGATGAACGGCACGATGGACCTCGAGGAGCTGAACCGGAGGGCGGCGGCGCTGGAGCCGGGTTGCGACGGTCTCCTCGTGCAGGATCATTTCCAGGGCAACCGCACGCCCTATACCGATCCGCTTTCGCGGGGCGCCATCGTCGGCCTGACGCTCGCCCACGAGCCGCATCACATCTTCCGGGCGATCATGGAGGGCATCGGTTTCGGCACGCGCGCCATTCTCGACTCCATGGCCGCCGCCGGCTACCGCGGCACGGAAATCACCGTGGGCGGCGGCGCCGGAGCCTCGGATCTCTGGCTGCAGATCCATGCCGATACCGCAGGCCTGCCGGTTTGCGTGCCCGCCTCGCGCGATGCGCCCTCCGTCGGCTCGGCCGTCCTTGCCGCCCATGGCGCGGGCCATTTCGCGAGCATCGACGACGGGATCGCCGCGATGGTCCGGCCGGGCAAGCGCATCGAGCCGCGCGCCAGGGAAATGGCGCTCTATGACGATATCTACCGGCAGTATCTGGCGCTTTATCCGGCCCTGAAGTCCGTGCGCGGGCAGGAAGGCGGTGGCGCATGA
- a CDS encoding SDR family NAD(P)-dependent oxidoreductase, which yields MSDADFRLDGRRAVVTGAARGIGRAIAERLARAGAEVLVADRDEAEGAATAKAIAGAGGKAAFIALDVTDPEGVAQVVETIYRQHGAVDILVNNAGIVRNAPAAEMSLDDWKSVIDIDLGGVFLCAQAFGRRMVADGRGAMVNISSMCGEIVVQPQPQASYNAAKAGVNLLTKSLAVEWAKSGVRVNAVAPGYIGTELTLRGRSNAEWFETWMRMTPMGRLGDPGEIANAVLFLAADASSYITGTVLAVDGGYTAL from the coding sequence ATGAGCGACGCGGATTTCCGGCTCGACGGAAGGCGGGCCGTCGTGACAGGGGCGGCCCGCGGCATCGGCCGGGCGATTGCCGAGCGCCTGGCGCGCGCGGGCGCCGAGGTCCTCGTGGCCGACCGGGACGAGGCGGAAGGCGCGGCGACGGCCAAGGCCATCGCCGGCGCAGGCGGGAAGGCGGCCTTCATCGCCCTCGACGTCACCGACCCTGAAGGGGTGGCGCAGGTGGTGGAGACCATCTACCGCCAGCACGGCGCGGTCGACATTCTCGTCAACAATGCCGGTATCGTGCGCAATGCGCCGGCGGCCGAGATGAGCCTCGACGACTGGAAGTCGGTCATCGACATAGACCTCGGCGGGGTCTTCCTCTGCGCGCAGGCCTTCGGCCGGCGCATGGTGGCGGACGGGCGGGGAGCGATGGTCAATATCTCGTCGATGTGCGGCGAGATCGTGGTCCAGCCGCAACCCCAGGCTTCCTACAACGCGGCCAAGGCGGGCGTGAACCTGCTCACCAAGTCGCTCGCCGTCGAATGGGCGAAAAGCGGCGTGCGCGTCAACGCGGTCGCGCCCGGCTATATCGGGACGGAACTGACCTTGCGCGGCCGCAGCAATGCCGAATGGTTCGAGACCTGGATGCGGATGACGCCCATGGGGCGTCTCGGCGATCCCGGCGAAATCGCCAATGCCGTCCTTTTCCTGGCTGCCGATGCATCGAGCTACATCACCGGAACGGTGCTGGCGGTCGATGGCGGCTATACTGCCCTGTAA
- a CDS encoding SDR family NAD(P)-dependent oxidoreductase: MTASQRTALVTGASRGIGAAIAVGLARRGYDVALNDIARQKDTLSGVAAEIEALGRRAVTVLADVSDRAAVETMAKAAIEAFGHIDVVVNNAGILIAGDVDGLKEEYWDSVMDVNAKGTFLVIQSLLPIMKARRYGRIVNIASIGGKHGAPSQAHYSASKAAVMGFTRVLAQEVGVDGITANCVCPGIILTAMGRVNLDDPEIRKSWQDKTAMRRIGDPEDVVGAVAFFASDDAAFVTGQTLNVDGGIVFS, encoded by the coding sequence ATGACTGCTTCCCAGCGTACTGCCCTCGTTACCGGCGCCAGCCGCGGCATCGGTGCGGCCATCGCCGTCGGCCTTGCCCGACGCGGCTACGACGTTGCCCTGAACGACATCGCGCGGCAGAAGGATACCCTTTCCGGCGTCGCTGCCGAGATCGAGGCGCTCGGCCGCCGCGCCGTGACGGTTCTCGCCGATGTCAGCGACAGGGCGGCCGTCGAGACCATGGCGAAGGCGGCCATCGAGGCCTTCGGCCACATCGATGTCGTCGTCAACAACGCCGGCATCCTGATCGCCGGCGACGTGGACGGGCTGAAGGAGGAATACTGGGACAGCGTCATGGACGTGAATGCCAAGGGCACATTCCTCGTCATCCAGTCGCTGCTGCCGATAATGAAGGCACGCCGATACGGCCGCATCGTCAACATCGCGTCGATCGGCGGCAAGCACGGAGCGCCCTCGCAGGCGCACTACTCGGCCTCGAAGGCGGCGGTTATGGGCTTCACGCGCGTTCTGGCGCAGGAGGTGGGCGTCGACGGGATCACCGCGAACTGCGTCTGCCCCGGCATCATCCTGACGGCCATGGGCCGCGTGAACCTCGACGATCCCGAAATCCGCAAGAGCTGGCAGGACAAGACCGCCATGCGCCGTATCGGCGACCCGGAGGACGTGGTCGGCGCCGTCGCGTTCTTCGCGTCCGACGACGCGGCATTCGTCACCGGCCAGACGCTGAATGTGGACGGCGGCATCGTCTTCAGTTGA
- a CDS encoding sugar phosphate isomerase/epimerase family protein: MAITRFATRLNSFGSAPHLAWPDQSGKPTFMQMAERASKAEGLTDVDLNYPDHVSSDPVALGLRIGDLGLNVNGLAMRYYTNPGFKMGAFTNPSKSVRREAIDLTKRGIDAARAMGANLMTLWLGQDGFDYNFQLDYAQAWDWEIEGIREVAEHDPECLISIEYKPDEPRAQALLRDAATTLLAIQDVGAPNLGVTVDFAHSLYCGEQPAYAAHLIHRRSRLLGVHLNDGYAKRDDGLMVGAVHMRSTLELLRQIRRDGYDGALYFDTFPDASGLDPVAECEANIATVKRLLSVADRLDADNRLGDALARQDAVASMRIVNEALIGA; this comes from the coding sequence ATGGCCATCACTCGTTTTGCGACACGACTCAATTCCTTCGGCTCGGCCCCGCATTTGGCATGGCCCGATCAGAGTGGCAAACCCACATTCATGCAGATGGCAGAGCGCGCTTCCAAGGCTGAAGGCCTTACGGATGTGGATCTCAACTATCCCGATCATGTTTCCAGCGATCCTGTGGCGCTCGGCCTCCGCATCGGCGATCTCGGCCTCAACGTCAACGGCCTTGCGATGCGCTACTATACCAATCCGGGCTTCAAAATGGGCGCCTTCACAAATCCGTCTAAATCCGTGAGGCGGGAAGCCATCGACCTCACCAAGCGCGGGATAGACGCAGCCCGCGCGATGGGCGCTAACCTCATGACCCTTTGGCTCGGTCAGGACGGCTTCGACTACAATTTCCAGCTTGATTATGCGCAGGCGTGGGACTGGGAGATCGAAGGCATTCGCGAGGTCGCCGAGCATGATCCGGAATGCCTGATCAGCATCGAATACAAGCCTGACGAGCCGCGCGCGCAGGCGCTTCTACGCGACGCGGCCACGACGCTGCTGGCGATCCAGGATGTCGGCGCTCCCAATCTCGGCGTCACGGTGGATTTCGCCCATTCCCTCTATTGCGGCGAGCAGCCGGCCTATGCCGCGCATCTGATCCATCGCCGCAGCCGTCTCCTCGGCGTGCATCTCAACGACGGCTATGCCAAGCGCGATGACGGCCTGATGGTTGGCGCGGTTCATATGCGCTCGACGCTCGAACTGCTGCGCCAGATCCGCCGCGACGGTTACGACGGGGCGCTTTATTTCGACACCTTCCCCGATGCGAGCGGGCTCGATCCCGTCGCCGAGTGCGAAGCCAACATCGCCACGGTGAAGCGTCTGCTTTCCGTCGCCGACCGGCTCGATGCCGACAACCGGCTCGGCGACGCGCTCGCCCGTCAGGACGCCGTAGCAAGCATGCGGATCGTCAACGAAGCCCTGATCGGGGCTTGA
- a CDS encoding sugar ABC transporter substrate-binding protein, with the protein MGIRLKSLVGACAFALVAGLAHSQDLAPLNSDTEQDRMDWTELEAKLGAFPKLPDGTKAGGVSKTLTNEYWRSLGEGYQKFADKAGVTVAYQAAQSEGDQLGQLTIAEGMVTQGYNVLLVSPQTDANLQPVLEQAKEANVPVLNVNDAVIPQAEHYVGNVQRDNGVRVAKWFIENRKDGGKVAIIEGQAGVYAAVQRTDGFKSTISEGGKFEVVASVPGNWDRQQSYDAATNILQQHPDLIGFYCNNDGMALGVVEAVKAAGLQDKVAVFGTDGISDAYASIKAGELTGTVDSFPVLTGEVAMEVALRLVAGQTIPRVVSTPQALITKDNLAKYQGEGVDVRAVLMQDAAGK; encoded by the coding sequence ATGGGCATTCGTCTGAAATCTCTCGTCGGGGCCTGCGCTTTCGCGCTCGTCGCCGGTCTGGCGCACAGCCAGGATCTGGCGCCTCTCAACTCGGATACCGAACAGGACCGCATGGACTGGACCGAGCTCGAAGCCAAGCTCGGCGCCTTCCCGAAGCTGCCGGACGGCACCAAGGCTGGCGGCGTTTCCAAGACGCTGACCAACGAATACTGGCGCTCGCTCGGTGAGGGCTACCAGAAGTTCGCCGACAAGGCGGGCGTCACTGTCGCCTATCAGGCGGCGCAGAGCGAGGGCGACCAGCTCGGCCAGCTCACCATCGCCGAAGGCATGGTCACGCAGGGCTACAACGTGCTCCTCGTCTCGCCGCAGACCGACGCGAATCTCCAGCCGGTGCTGGAACAGGCCAAGGAGGCCAACGTGCCGGTGCTGAACGTCAACGATGCGGTCATCCCGCAGGCCGAGCACTATGTCGGCAACGTCCAGCGCGACAACGGCGTGCGCGTCGCCAAGTGGTTCATCGAGAACCGCAAGGACGGCGGCAAGGTGGCGATCATTGAGGGCCAGGCTGGCGTCTACGCCGCGGTGCAGCGCACGGACGGCTTCAAGTCGACCATCTCGGAAGGCGGCAAGTTCGAGGTCGTCGCAAGCGTTCCGGGCAACTGGGATCGCCAGCAGTCCTACGACGCGGCGACGAACATCCTCCAGCAGCATCCGGACCTGATCGGCTTCTACTGCAACAATGACGGCATGGCGCTCGGCGTGGTCGAGGCGGTCAAGGCCGCCGGCCTGCAGGACAAGGTCGCCGTGTTCGGCACGGACGGCATTTCCGACGCCTATGCCTCGATCAAGGCGGGCGAATTGACCGGCACGGTCGACAGCTTCCCGGTCCTCACCGGCGAAGTGGCGATGGAAGTGGCGCTGCGCCTCGTCGCCGGCCAGACGATCCCGCGCGTCGTCTCCACGCCGCAGGCGCTGATCACCAAGGACAATCTCGCCAAGTACCAGGGCGAGGGCGTCGATGTGCGCGCCGTGCTGATGCAGGACGCCGCTGGCAAGTAA